From the Deinococcus sonorensis KR-87 genome, the window ACCACCCACGAGATGCGGGGCGAGTGGTTCTGATGGCGCCCACCGTGCAGACGGTTCAGATTGGCGGCCGCCAGGTAGCCTACAGCGCGTTCGGCCCATCCACGGCCCCCACCGTGCTGCTGCTGCCGTGGCTGGGCGGCTCGCGGCTCGGCTGGGACGGGGTGGCACAGGCGCTCGGCCGGTCGTACCGGGTGCTGAGCCCCGACTACCGCGACACCGGAGACTCGTCGCCCAGCGAGGAGCCCTACACCCTGCCGGACCTCGCGGACGAGGCCGCCGCCTTCATGAGCGCGCTGGGAGCCGCTCCCGCCTGGGTGGTGGGCCTGAGCATGGGCGGCATGGTGGCCCAGCATCTGGCGCTGCGTCACCCGGAGCTGGTCGAGGGGCTGGTGCTGGTGGCGACCACGCCCGGTGGCCCGGACAGCGAACCGGCCACCGAGCGCGGCCGGGCGGCCCTGTTCCTGCCGGCGGAGCTGGAAGCGGGCGAGCGGGCGCGGCAGGCGCTGGCCCTGATGACCGCGCCCGGCTTCGCGGACGCTCACCCGGAGGCGCTGGCGCAGGCCGAGGCCCGGGGACGGCAGCACCCCTTGGGCCTGGAGAGCTTCAAACGGCAGTTCCGGGCCATCCGCGCCCACGACACCACGGCGCAGCTGCAGGCCATCCGGGTCCCGACCCTGGTGCTGCACGGCGATCACGACGACCTGATTCCGCTGTCCAACGCGTCACGGCTGGCCTCGGGCATCCCGGGCGCTCAGCTGAAGGTCTACCCCGCCACCGGCCACATGCCGCACCTGGAACAGCCGGATGCCTTCCTGGCTGACCTGCACGGCTTCCTGAAGGTGCCGGCATGAGGCCCGTTCTGGTGCTCCTGGCGCTGCTGGGCGGCCCGGCCCTGGCGCAGGCGCAGCCGGCCCCGGCGTCTGCACTGGCCGCCGGCTTCTCGCTGCCTTCGGGGCGGTTGCAGTGCATGTACGACGACAGCAGCGGCCCCGCGTCCATCCGCTGTGACGTGCTGAACCCCACCTTCCGGGTGGCGCGCCCGGCCAGCTGCCCGCTCGACTACGGCGATTCGGTGACGCTGAACGTGACCGGGCGTCCGCTGCTCGGCTGCCACGGCGACACCGTGGTGGACCCGCAGCGTCCGGTGCTGGCCTACCAGCGCTTCTGGCAGCGGGCCGGCCTGACCTGCCAGTCCAGCACCGCCGGAGTGCGCTGCATCAACATTGACGGGCACGGGTTCGAGC encodes:
- a CDS encoding alpha/beta hydrolase, whose amino-acid sequence is MAPTVQTVQIGGRQVAYSAFGPSTAPTVLLLPWLGGSRLGWDGVAQALGRSYRVLSPDYRDTGDSSPSEEPYTLPDLADEAAAFMSALGAAPAWVVGLSMGGMVAQHLALRHPELVEGLVLVATTPGGPDSEPATERGRAALFLPAELEAGERARQALALMTAPGFADAHPEALAQAEARGRQHPLGLESFKRQFRAIRAHDTTAQLQAIRVPTLVLHGDHDDLIPLSNASRLASGIPGAQLKVYPATGHMPHLEQPDAFLADLHGFLKVPA
- a CDS encoding DUF6636 domain-containing protein — its product is MRPVLVLLALLGGPALAQAQPAPASALAAGFSLPSGRLQCMYDDSSGPASIRCDVLNPTFRVARPASCPLDYGDSVTLNVTGRPLLGCHGDTVVDPQRPVLAYQRFWQRAGLTCQSSTAGVRCINIDGHGFELSRARYRLF